In the genome of Neodiprion pinetum isolate iyNeoPine1 chromosome 2, iyNeoPine1.2, whole genome shotgun sequence, one region contains:
- the LOC124213183 gene encoding mucin-2 isoform X5, with product MWRRLWTLGVLVILACLSSADRVSSRSRDYDYELRQSSQPFRCTSEGYHTDPQDCKVYYRCVDWGNGSPLTAFRFECGPGTVFSKDQGDICTHPSDSGRPECDDSANEVDSYPQGNQDVPKNPEYPQTTSRPTPTSTTGTTQAASVSSTQATIPGSSDSGQNSNVQCTQEGFLADPKDCRKFYRCVDGGAGSFIKYEFTCGSGTVWDPEIEACNHAWAVSRSDCSENGQGGNGDNGNPGNNESGQWNGDTGGNDGQWNGDTGNNGGQWNGDTGDNSGQWNGDTGDNGGQWNGDVGDSGQPGNPNGQPGQPGQPGDPNGQPGSPGTPGTPGTPGTSGTPGTPGSPGTPGTPGSPGTPGTPGTPGSPGTPGTPGTPGSPGTPGTPGTPGSPGTPGTPGTPGSPGTPGTPGTPGSPGTPGTPGTPGSPGTPGTPGTPGSPGTPGTPGTPGTPGSPGTPGSPGTPGTPGTPGTPGTAGMPGTSGTPGSPGTPGTPGTPGTPGTPGTPGTPGTPGTPGTSGTPSTPGTPGTPGTSGTPGTPGTPGTPETPGTPGTPGTPGTPGTPGTPGTPGTPGTPGTPGTPGTPGTPGTSGTPGTPGTPETPGTPGTPGTAGTPGTPSTPGTPGTPSTPGTPGTPGTPGTAGTPGTPSTPGTPGTPGTPGTPGTPGTPGTPGTPGTPSTPGTPGTPGTPGTPGTPGTPGTPGTPGTPSTPGTPGTPGTPGTPGTPGTPGTPGTPGTPGTPGTPGTCNEEGFFADPNDCRKFYRCVADGAGFIKYRFDCGAGTVWDQTAQSCNHYSAVPTCNPSTGGSNSVDGQEDQNKSTSKPGTTTTNVPTSTRKEGGTTKLPTSNVMTTSSNEITTQIPEKQPPTSTSETDRSTVVTESSSSPEPADQLTTRSTTPTSGNQVTTVSPTEMSSQPDVGSSKIPETSSTPSSPPQVGTTDSQGAVTSPPESSTPSTKATNSPGTATSMNPDGSDKSGECSAEGFFGHPTDCRKFYRCVSTDSGYTKYDFECGTGTAWDASAETCNHVEQVSSCNSQSNGTDQSTNSTTSTTPSSSTDPSSTTTENTSVGNPEGTTQHSGVDRTDEVGQVISSTEGGQQMTTKAPDPTNSPGDSTTQSSSVQSTTIETTETLSESTSTEALSESSPQSSSTQTSPESSSTESSSETNSTLGSTETSVPPCATAKPNITETCEEEGYYPHPTECDKFYRCVDNGNGFNIYNFDCAPGTIFDPSVSVCNYPSAVYPPRDCSGSVQRPGTTAAPGETVTSTEMTTRDSESTTSAESTSSNGSTTQESESTTSAESTTQELESTTSAQSTTEESESTTSAESTTQELESTTSAQSTTEESESTTSAESTTQELESTTSAQSTTQESESTTSPESTTQESESTISTESTTQQSTSTTLAESTTPELESTTSAESTMQGSESTTSAESTTQESESTTSTENPVSSTTNESTTTTSGETTEEGQTTTDSTTESSTVSTESPIESTTSPSKTTTQFSTDTTTARTTDSTSEGTTETTTEAPTPSEPGTTQAMSESTTEKAESTTVTESTGSTTELESTTESIESTTEGSQTTTEQSENTTEEQKTTESTEQTTSEAPESTTDSQGTTTDPSSQTTTQKSEESTTDIALTTTEVGSTEKPQVTPCPLANLTNEQIALVCPTGFHRHPKYCNLFYQCTSASNMEIKVLILSCPEDTVYDSQKIQCVPEEDSSEPCSGSKADARFYRRLKDNSMPPVKVHSQSLCPNEGHYPYREDCSNAFYKCKRDITGSLQGYVYKCPQDFVYWSVSRRCERANRLPMCSSAEYKNKNYSWESRWGVPVEDSNLSARMLNFGSY from the exons TACGATTACGAACTGCGACAAAGTAGTCAACCCTTCAGATGTACGTCGGAAGGGTATCACACGGATCCACAAGACTGCAAGGTTTATTACAGATGCGTCGATTGGGGAAACGGCAGTCCTCTGACGGCCTTCCGGTTCGAGTGTGGTCCCGGAACGGTGTTCTCCAAGGATCAGGGTGATATTTGCACACACCCGTCTGACAGTGGCCGACCCGAGTGCGACGATTCCGCGAATGAAGTCGATTCCTATCCGCAAGGCAACCAAGACGTTccgaaaaatcctgaataccCTCAAACGACGTCCAGGCCGACACCGACTTCTACAACGGGAACAACGCAGGCCGCATCGGTTTCATCGACGCAAGCAACGATACCGGGAAGCAGCGATAGTGGTCAGAATAGTAATGTACAATGTACTCAGGAAGGCTTCCTTGCGGATCCCAAAGATTGTCGAAAGTTTTATAGGTGCGTCGACGGAGGCGCAGGCTCgtttataaaatatgaattcaCGTGTGGCAGCGGGACGGTTTGGGATCCTGAAATTGAGGCATGTAATCATGCGTGGGCTGTTTCGAGGAGTGATTGTAGCGAAAATGGTCAAGGAGGTAACGGTGATAATGGTAACCCTGGAAATAATGAGAGTGGGCAGTGGAATGGAGATACTGGAGGCAATGATGGACAATGGAATGGAGATACTGGGAACAATGGTGGACAATGGAATGGGGATACTGGGGACAATAGTGGACAATGGAATGGGGATACTGGGGACAATGGTGGACAATGGAATGGAGACGTTGGTGATTCAGGACAACCTGGTAACCCTAATGGACAACCTGGTCAGCCTGGACAGCCTGGAGATCCTAACGGGCAGCCCGGAAGTCCGGGTACTCCAGGCACACCGGGCACACCTGGAACGTCGGGAACACCGGGAACGCCGGGCTCACCTGGAACACCGGGAACGCCGGGCTCACCTGGAACGCCGGGAACACCGGGAACGCCGGGCTCACCTGGAACACCGGGAACACCGGGAACGCCGGGCTCACCTGGAACGCCGGGAACACCGGGAACGCCGGGCTCACCTGGAACGCCGGGAACACCGGGAACGCCGGGCTCACCTGGAACACCGGGAACACCGGGAACGCCGGGCTCACCTGGAACACCGGGAACACCGGGAACGCCGGGCTCACCTGGAACGCCGGGAACACCAGGAACGCCGGGCTCACCTGGAACGCCGGGAACACCGGGAACGCCGGGAACGCCGGGCTCACCTGGAACGCCGGGCTCACCTGGAACGCCGGGAACGCCGGGCACACCTGGAACACCAGGAACAGCGGGAATGCCGGGCACATCTGGAACGCCGGGTTCACCTGGAACGCCGGGCACAC CTGGAACACCGGGAACGCCAGGCACACCTGGAACGCCAGGCACACCCGGAACACCGGGCACACCTGGAACGTCGGGAACGCCGAGCACACCTGGAACACCGGGAACGCCAGGCACATCTGGAACGCCAGGCACACCCGGAACACCGGGCACACCCGAAACACCGGGCACACCTGGAACGCCGGGAACACCGGGCACACCTGGAACACCGGGCACACCTGGAACGCCGGGAACACCGGGCACACCTGGAACACCGGGAACGCCAGGCACACCTGGAACGCCAGGCACATCCGGAACACCGGGCACACCTGGAACACCGGAAACGCCAGGCACACCCGGAACACCGGGCACAGCTGGAACGCCGGGAACGCCGAGCACACCTGGAACACCGGGAACGCCAAGCACACCTGGAACGCCAGGCACACCCGGAACACCGGGCACAGCTGGAACGCCGGGAACGCCGAGCACACCTGGAACACCGGGAACGCCAGGCACACCTGGAACGCCAGGCACACCCGGAACACCAGGCACACCTGGAACGCCGGGAACGCCGAGCACACCTGGAACACCGGGAACGCCAGGCACACCTGGAACGCCAGGCACACCCGGAACACCAGGCACACCTGGAACGCCGGGAACGCCGAGCACACCTGGAACACCGGGAACGCCAGGCACACCTGGAACGCCAGGCACACCCGGAACACCGGGCACACCTGGAACGCCGGGAACACCGGGCACACCCGGAACCCCAGGCACCTGTAACGAAGAGGGATTTTTCGCAGACCCTAACGATTGTCGTAAATTCTATCGCTGTGTTGCTGATGGTGCAGGTTTCATTAAATATCGATTTGACTGCGGCGCTGGAACTGTATGGGACCAAACTGCACAAAGCTGCAATCATTATTCTGCAGTACCCACTTGTAATCCCAGTACTGGAGGGTCAAATTCTGTCGATGGCCAGGAAGATCAAAATAAATCAACCAGTAAACCCGGAACTACTACAACAAATGTACCAACCAGCACTAGGAAAGAAGGCGGTACTACGAAGCTGCCCACGTCAAATGTCATGACAACATCTTCTAACGAAATAACTACGCAAATTCCTGAAAAGCAGCCCCCCACATCAACATCTGAAACTGATAGGAGCACCGTGGTAACAGAATCATCATCTTCACCTGAGCCTGCTGATCAATTAACGACTAGGTCGACGACCCCGACTTCAGGGAACCAGGTAACAACAGTCTCACCCACAGAAATGTCTTCCCAACCAGATGTCGGTTCGTCGAAAATTCCCGAAACATCGTCGACACCATCCTCACCTCCACAAGTGGGAACAACCGATTCACAGGGAGCAGTTACGAGCCCGCCTGAAAGTTCAACTCCGTCCACAAAAGCTACGAATTCGCCAGGAACCGCTACTTCGATGAATCCGGATGGCTCTGACAAGTCTGGAGAATGCTCAGCAGAAGGATTCTTTGGTCATCCAACAGATTGCCGTAAATTCTATCGTTGCGTATCGACTGATTCGGGGTACACGAAATATGACTTCGAATGTGGTACCGGAACAGCTTGGGACGCGTCGGCTGAAACTTGCAATCATGTCGAGCAAGTATCATCATGTAATAGTCAAAGTAATGGAACTGATCAAAGCACAAATTCCACGACGAGTACAACTCCATCTAGTAGTACAGATCCGTCTTCCACAACCACTGAAAATACGAGCGTGGGAAATCCGGAAGGAACTACCCAGCACTCCGGAGTAGACAGAACTGATGAAGTTGGCCAAGTTATTTCAAGTACCGAAGGTGGTCAGCAAATGACTACCAAAGCACCTGATCCGACCAACTCACCCGGTGATTCTACCACCCAGAGTTCATCAGTCCAGTCGACAACTATCGAAACAACTGAAACTTTATCCGAATCAACTTCCACCGAAGCTTTATCGGAATCTTCTCCACAATCCAGCTCCACTCAAACTTCGCCCGAATCAAGTTCCACTGAATCTTCCTCTGAAACAAATTCAACCCTTGGCTCAACGGAAACATCAGTTCCACCATGCGCGACGGCTAAGCCAAACATAACGGAAACTTGCGAGGAGGAAGGATACTACCCACATCCAACGGAGTGCGATAAATTTTATCGATGCGTCGATAACGGGAATGGTTTCAATATATACAATTTCGATTGTGCGCCTGGAACTATCTTTGATCCAAGTGTCAGTGTTTGTAATTATCCTTCCGCTGTGTACCCGCCAAGAGACTGTTCAGGAAGCGTTCAAAGACCTGGTACGACCGCAGCTCCTGGTGAGACTGTAACGTCGACTGAAATGACAACACGAGATTCAGAGTCTACAACATCAGCTGAATCGACCTCCTCAAATGGATCGACGACACAAGAATCTGAGTCAACTACATCGGCCGAGTCGACAACTCAAGAACTGGAATCTACGACGTCAGCTCAATCGACGACAGAAGAATCTGAGTCAACTACATCGGCCGAGTCGACAACTCAAGAACTGGAATCTACGACGTCAGCTCAATCGACGACAGAAGAATCTGAGTCAACTACATCGGCCGAGTCGACAACTCAAGAACTGGAATCTACGACGTCAGCTCAATCGACGACACAAGAATCAGAGTCAACGACATCACCTGAATCGACTACACAAGAATCAGAGTCAACGATTTCAACGGAATCGACGACACAACAATCAACATCTACGACGTTGGCCGAATCAACAACTCCAGAACTGGAATCTACCACGTCAGCCGAATCAACAATGCAAGGATCAGAGTCGACAACTTCAGCTGAATCGACAACGCAAGAATCAGAATCGACCACCTCGACAGAGAATCCTGTATCCAGCACGACAAACGAAAGCACTACAACAACTTCAGGGGAAACAACCGAGGAAGGACAAACTACGACTGATTCGACAACGGAATCGTCCACCGTGAGCACTGAATCTCCGATAGAATCAACGACAAGTCCATCTAAGACAACGACGCAGTTTTCAACGGACACAACAACAGCGAGAACGACGGACAGTACTTCCGAAGGAACAACTGAAACCACTACCGAAGCCCCGACACCGTCTGAACCCGGAACAACTCAAGCTATGTCAGAATCAACTACGGAAAAAGCTGAGTCTACGACTGTCACTGAGTCCACTGGTTCCACAACGGAGTTGGAATCGACAACAGAGAGCATTGAGAGTACTACTGAAGGTTCGCAGACGACCACAGAGCAGTCGGAAAACACTACGGAAGAGCAGAAAACAACGGAATCCACAGAACAGACGACCTCGGAAGCTCCGGAGTCTACAACAGACTCTCAAGGTACTACAACTGATCCATCAAGTCAGACAACCACACAAAAATCCGAGGAATCAACCACGGATATTGCTCTAACAACAACAGAAGTCGGGTCAACTGAAAAACCGCAAGTCACACCCTGCCCCCTTGCAAACTTGACCAACGAACAGATAGCGTTGGTTTGTCCAACCGGGTTCCATCGCCATCCAAAGTACTGTAATCTATTTTACCAATGCACATCAGCAAGTAACATGGAAATCAAGGTTTTAATTCTGAGTTGCCCCGAAGACACTGTTTACGACAGTCAGAAGATCCAGTGCGTTCCTGAGGAGGATTCGAGTGAACCATGCTCTGGATCAAAGGCCGATGCCAGATTCTACCGGAGATTGAAGGACAACTCTATGCCTCCC gtGAAAGTTCACAGTCAGAGCCTCTGTCCGAACGAAGGTCATTATCCATATCGCGAGGACTGTAGCAATGCCTTCTACAAGTGCAAACGTGACATAACGGGCTCGTTGCAGGGATATGTTTACAAATGTCCACAAGACTTCGTTTATTGGTCAGTTTCAAGAAGATGCGAGAGAGCCAATCGTCTGCCGATGTGTTCGTCCGCGGAATACAAGAATAAGAATTATTCTTGGGAGAGTCGTTGGGGTGTGCCAGTAGAAGATTCTAATCTTTCCGCGAGAATGCTCAATTTTGGAAGCTATTAA
- the LOC124213183 gene encoding uncharacterized protein isoform X2, with protein sequence MWRRLWTLGVLVILACLSSADRVSSRSRDYDYELRQSSQPFRCTSEGYHTDPQDCKVYYRCVDWGNGSPLTAFRFECGPGTVFSKDQGDICTHPSDSGRPECDDSANEVDSYPQGNQDVPKNPEYPQTTSRPTPTSTTGTTQAASVSSTQATIPGSSDSGQNSNVQCTQEGFLADPKDCRKFYRCVDGGAGSFIKYEFTCGSGTVWDPEIEACNHAWAVSRSDCSENGQGGNGDNGNPGNNESGQWNGDTGGNDGQWNGDTGNNGGQWNGDTGDNSGQWNGDTGDNGGQWNGDVGDSGQPGNPNGQPGQPGQPGDPNGQPGSPGTPGTPGTPGTSGTPGTPGSPGTPGTPGSPGTPGTPGTPGSPGTPGTPGTPGSPGTPGTPGTPGSPGTPGTPGTPGSPGTPGTPGTPGSPGTPGTPGTPGSPGTPGTPGTPGSPGTPGTPGTPGTPGSPGTPGSPGTPGTPGTPGTPGTAGMPGTSGTPGSPGTPGTPEMPSTSGTPGSPGTPGTPGTPGTSGTSESPGTPGTPGTPGTSGTPGSPGTPGTPGTPGTPSTPGTPGTPGTPGTPGTPGTPGTPGTSGTPSTPGTPGTPGTSGTPGTPGTPGTPETPGTPGTPGTPGTPGTPGTPGTPGTPGTPGTPGTPGTPGTPGTSGTPGTPGTPETPGTPGTPGTAGTPGTPSTPGTPGTPSTPGTPGTPGTPGTAGTPGTPSTPGTPGTPGTPGTPGTPGTPGTPGTPGTPSTPGTPGTPGTPGTPGTPSTPGTPGTPGTPGTPGTPGTPGTPGTPGTPGTPGTPGTCNEEGFFADPNDCRKFYRCVADGAGFIKYRFDCGAGTVWDQTAQSCNHYSAVPTCNPSTGGSNSVDGQEDQNKSTSKPGTTTTNVPTSTRKEGGTTKLPTSNVMTTSSNEITTQIPEKQPPTSTSETDRSTVVTESSSSPEPADQLTTRSTTPTSGNQVTTVSPTEMSSQPDVGSSKIPETSSTPSSPPQVGTTDSQGAVTSPPESSTPSTKATNSPGTATSMNPDGSDKSGECSAEGFFGHPTDCRKFYRCVSTDSGYTKYDFECGTGTAWDASAETCNHVEQVSSCNSQSNGTDQSTNSTTSTTPSSSTDPSSTTTENTSVGNPEGTTQHSGVDRTDEVGQVISSTEGGQQMTTKAPDPTNSPGDSTTQSSSVQSTTIETTETLSESTSTEALSESSPQSSSTQTSPESSSTESSSETNSTLGSTETSVPPCATAKPNITETCEEEGYYPHPTECDKFYRCVDNGNGFNIYNFDCAPGTIFDPSVSVCNYPSAVYPPRDCSGSVQRPGTTAAPGETVTSTEMTTRDSESTTSAESTSSNGSTTQESESTTSAESTTQELESTTSAQSTTEESESTTSAESTTQELESTTSAQSTTEESESTTSAESTTQELESTTSAQSTTQESESTTSPESTTQESESTISTESTTQQSTSTTLAESTTPELESTTSAESTMQGSESTTSAESTTQESESTTSTENPVSSTTNESTTTTSGETTEEGQTTTDSTTESSTVSTESPIESTTSPSKTTTQFSTDTTTARTTDSTSEGTTETTTEAPTPSEPGTTQAMSESTTEKAESTTVTESTGSTTELESTTESIESTTEGSQTTTEQSENTTEEQKTTESTEQTTSEAPESTTDSQGTTTDPSSQTTTQKSEESTTDIALTTTEVGSTEKPQVTPCPLANLTNEQIALVCPTGFHRHPKYCNLFYQCTSASNMEIKVLILSCPEDTVYDSQKIQCVPEEDSSEPCSGSKADARFYRRLKDNSMPPVKVHSQSLCPNEGHYPYREDCSNAFYKCKRDITGSLQGYVYKCPQDFVYWSVSRRCERANRLPMCSSAEYKNKNYSWESRWGVPVEDSNLSARMLNFGSY encoded by the exons TACGATTACGAACTGCGACAAAGTAGTCAACCCTTCAGATGTACGTCGGAAGGGTATCACACGGATCCACAAGACTGCAAGGTTTATTACAGATGCGTCGATTGGGGAAACGGCAGTCCTCTGACGGCCTTCCGGTTCGAGTGTGGTCCCGGAACGGTGTTCTCCAAGGATCAGGGTGATATTTGCACACACCCGTCTGACAGTGGCCGACCCGAGTGCGACGATTCCGCGAATGAAGTCGATTCCTATCCGCAAGGCAACCAAGACGTTccgaaaaatcctgaataccCTCAAACGACGTCCAGGCCGACACCGACTTCTACAACGGGAACAACGCAGGCCGCATCGGTTTCATCGACGCAAGCAACGATACCGGGAAGCAGCGATAGTGGTCAGAATAGTAATGTACAATGTACTCAGGAAGGCTTCCTTGCGGATCCCAAAGATTGTCGAAAGTTTTATAGGTGCGTCGACGGAGGCGCAGGCTCgtttataaaatatgaattcaCGTGTGGCAGCGGGACGGTTTGGGATCCTGAAATTGAGGCATGTAATCATGCGTGGGCTGTTTCGAGGAGTGATTGTAGCGAAAATGGTCAAGGAGGTAACGGTGATAATGGTAACCCTGGAAATAATGAGAGTGGGCAGTGGAATGGAGATACTGGAGGCAATGATGGACAATGGAATGGAGATACTGGGAACAATGGTGGACAATGGAATGGGGATACTGGGGACAATAGTGGACAATGGAATGGGGATACTGGGGACAATGGTGGACAATGGAATGGAGACGTTGGTGATTCAGGACAACCTGGTAACCCTAATGGACAACCTGGTCAGCCTGGACAGCCTGGAGATCCTAACGGGCAGCCCGGAAGTCCGGGTACTCCAGGCACACCGGGCACACCTGGAACGTCGGGAACACCGGGAACGCCGGGCTCACCTGGAACACCGGGAACGCCGGGCTCACCTGGAACGCCGGGAACACCGGGAACGCCGGGCTCACCTGGAACACCGGGAACACCGGGAACGCCGGGCTCACCTGGAACGCCGGGAACACCGGGAACGCCGGGCTCACCTGGAACGCCGGGAACACCGGGAACGCCGGGCTCACCTGGAACACCGGGAACACCGGGAACGCCGGGCTCACCTGGAACACCGGGAACACCGGGAACGCCGGGCTCACCTGGAACGCCGGGAACACCAGGAACGCCGGGCTCACCTGGAACGCCGGGAACACCGGGAACGCCGGGAACGCCGGGCTCACCTGGAACGCCGGGCTCACCTGGAACGCCGGGAACGCCGGGCACACCTGGAACACCAGGAACAGCGGGAATGCCGGGCACATCTGGAACGCCGGGTTCACCTGGAACGCCGGGCACACCTGAAATGCCGAGCACATCCGGAACGCCGGGGTCACCCGGAACGCCGGGAACGCCGGGAACGCCAGGCACATCCGGAACGTCGGAGTCACCTGGAACGCCAGGAACACCAGGAACGCCGGGCACATCCGGAACACCGGGTTCACCTGGAACACCGGGCACACCTGGAACGCCGGGAACGCCGAGCACACCTGGAACACCGGGAACGCCAGGCACACCTGGAACGCCAGGCACACCCGGAACACCGGGCACACCTGGAACGTCGGGAACGCCGAGCACACCTGGAACACCGGGAACGCCAGGCACATCTGGAACGCCAGGCACACCCGGAACACCGGGCACACCCGAAACACCGGGCACACCTGGAACGCCGGGAACACCGGGCACACCTGGAACACCGGGCACACCTGGAACGCCGGGAACACCGGGCACACCTGGAACACCGGGAACGCCAGGCACACCTGGAACGCCAGGCACATCCGGAACACCGGGCACACCTGGAACACCGGAAACGCCAGGCACACCCGGAACACCGGGCACAGCTGGAACGCCGGGAACGCCGAGCACACCTGGAACACCGGGAACGCCAAGCACACCTGGAACGCCAGGCACACCCGGAACACCGGGCACAGCTGGAACGCCGGGAACGCCGAGCACACCTGGAACACCGGGAACGCCAGGCACACCTGGAACGCCAGGCACACCCGGAACACCAGGCACACCTGGAACGCCGGGAACGCCGAGCACACCTGGAACACCGGGAACGCCAGGCACAC CTGGAACGCCGGGAACGCCGAGCACACCTGGAACACCGGGAACGCCAGGCACACCTGGAACGCCAGGCACACCCGGAACACCGGGCACACCTGGAACGCCGGGAACACCGGGCACACCCGGAACCCCAGGCACCTGTAACGAAGAGGGATTTTTCGCAGACCCTAACGATTGTCGTAAATTCTATCGCTGTGTTGCTGATGGTGCAGGTTTCATTAAATATCGATTTGACTGCGGCGCTGGAACTGTATGGGACCAAACTGCACAAAGCTGCAATCATTATTCTGCAGTACCCACTTGTAATCCCAGTACTGGAGGGTCAAATTCTGTCGATGGCCAGGAAGATCAAAATAAATCAACCAGTAAACCCGGAACTACTACAACAAATGTACCAACCAGCACTAGGAAAGAAGGCGGTACTACGAAGCTGCCCACGTCAAATGTCATGACAACATCTTCTAACGAAATAACTACGCAAATTCCTGAAAAGCAGCCCCCCACATCAACATCTGAAACTGATAGGAGCACCGTGGTAACAGAATCATCATCTTCACCTGAGCCTGCTGATCAATTAACGACTAGGTCGACGACCCCGACTTCAGGGAACCAGGTAACAACAGTCTCACCCACAGAAATGTCTTCCCAACCAGATGTCGGTTCGTCGAAAATTCCCGAAACATCGTCGACACCATCCTCACCTCCACAAGTGGGAACAACCGATTCACAGGGAGCAGTTACGAGCCCGCCTGAAAGTTCAACTCCGTCCACAAAAGCTACGAATTCGCCAGGAACCGCTACTTCGATGAATCCGGATGGCTCTGACAAGTCTGGAGAATGCTCAGCAGAAGGATTCTTTGGTCATCCAACAGATTGCCGTAAATTCTATCGTTGCGTATCGACTGATTCGGGGTACACGAAATATGACTTCGAATGTGGTACCGGAACAGCTTGGGACGCGTCGGCTGAAACTTGCAATCATGTCGAGCAAGTATCATCATGTAATAGTCAAAGTAATGGAACTGATCAAAGCACAAATTCCACGACGAGTACAACTCCATCTAGTAGTACAGATCCGTCTTCCACAACCACTGAAAATACGAGCGTGGGAAATCCGGAAGGAACTACCCAGCACTCCGGAGTAGACAGAACTGATGAAGTTGGCCAAGTTATTTCAAGTACCGAAGGTGGTCAGCAAATGACTACCAAAGCACCTGATCCGACCAACTCACCCGGTGATTCTACCACCCAGAGTTCATCAGTCCAGTCGACAACTATCGAAACAACTGAAACTTTATCCGAATCAACTTCCACCGAAGCTTTATCGGAATCTTCTCCACAATCCAGCTCCACTCAAACTTCGCCCGAATCAAGTTCCACTGAATCTTCCTCTGAAACAAATTCAACCCTTGGCTCAACGGAAACATCAGTTCCACCATGCGCGACGGCTAAGCCAAACATAACGGAAACTTGCGAGGAGGAAGGATACTACCCACATCCAACGGAGTGCGATAAATTTTATCGATGCGTCGATAACGGGAATGGTTTCAATATATACAATTTCGATTGTGCGCCTGGAACTATCTTTGATCCAAGTGTCAGTGTTTGTAATTATCCTTCCGCTGTGTACCCGCCAAGAGACTGTTCAGGAAGCGTTCAAAGACCTGGTACGACCGCAGCTCCTGGTGAGACTGTAACGTCGACTGAAATGACAACACGAGATTCAGAGTCTACAACATCAGCTGAATCGACCTCCTCAAATGGATCGACGACACAAGAATCTGAGTCAACTACATCGGCCGAGTCGACAACTCAAGAACTGGAATCTACGACGTCAGCTCAATCGACGACAGAAGAATCTGAGTCAACTACATCGGCCGAGTCGACAACTCAAGAACTGGAATCTACGACGTCAGCTCAATCGACGACAGAAGAATCTGAGTCAACTACATCGGCCGAGTCGACAACTCAAGAACTGGAATCTACGACGTCAGCTCAATCGACGACACAAGAATCAGAGTCAACGACATCACCTGAATCGACTACACAAGAATCAGAGTCAACGATTTCAACGGAATCGACGACACAACAATCAACATCTACGACGTTGGCCGAATCAACAACTCCAGAACTGGAATCTACCACGTCAGCCGAATCAACAATGCAAGGATCAGAGTCGACAACTTCAGCTGAATCGACAACGCAAGAATCAGAATCGACCACCTCGACAGAGAATCCTGTATCCAGCACGACAAACGAAAGCACTACAACAACTTCAGGGGAAACAACCGAGGAAGGACAAACTACGACTGATTCGACAACGGAATCGTCCACCGTGAGCACTGAATCTCCGATAGAATCAACGACAAGTCCATCTAAGACAACGACGCAGTTTTCAACGGACACAACAACAGCGAGAACGACGGACAGTACTTCCGAAGGAACAACTGAAACCACTACCGAAGCCCCGACACCGTCTGAACCCGGAACAACTCAAGCTATGTCAGAATCAACTACGGAAAAAGCTGAGTCTACGACTGTCACTGAGTCCACTGGTTCCACAACGGAGTTGGAATCGACAACAGAGAGCATTGAGAGTACTACTGAAGGTTCGCAGACGACCACAGAGCAGTCGGAAAACACTACGGAAGAGCAGAAAACAACGGAATCCACAGAACAGACGACCTCGGAAGCTCCGGAGTCTACAACAGACTCTCAAGGTACTACAACTGATCCATCAAGTCAGACAACCACACAAAAATCCGAGGAATCAACCACGGATATTGCTCTAACAACAACAGAAGTCGGGTCAACTGAAAAACCGCAAGTCACACCCTGCCCCCTTGCAAACTTGACCAACGAACAGATAGCGTTGGTTTGTCCAACCGGGTTCCATCGCCATCCAAAGTACTGTAATCTATTTTACCAATGCACATCAGCAAGTAACATGGAAATCAAGGTTTTAATTCTGAGTTGCCCCGAAGACACTGTTTACGACAGTCAGAAGATCCAGTGCGTTCCTGAGGAGGATTCGAGTGAACCATGCTCTGGATCAAAGGCCGATGCCAGATTCTACCGGAGATTGAAGGACAACTCTATGCCTCCC gtGAAAGTTCACAGTCAGAGCCTCTGTCCGAACGAAGGTCATTATCCATATCGCGAGGACTGTAGCAATGCCTTCTACAAGTGCAAACGTGACATAACGGGCTCGTTGCAGGGATATGTTTACAAATGTCCACAAGACTTCGTTTATTGGTCAGTTTCAAGAAGATGCGAGAGAGCCAATCGTCTGCCGATGTGTTCGTCCGCGGAATACAAGAATAAGAATTATTCTTGGGAGAGTCGTTGGGGTGTGCCAGTAGAAGATTCTAATCTTTCCGCGAGAATGCTCAATTTTGGAAGCTATTAA